The Panicum hallii strain FIL2 chromosome 5, PHallii_v3.1, whole genome shotgun sequence genome contains the following window.
caccatatcaaggaagtaattcggggcatgagcacctcatagcttcgatgcagccaagaaaatactcgaagaagaacttcaagacggagcttcaagataagccgaagactgcttcaaaagtactcaagaagcctacagtactcagctatgaagagctcgggggctggtcAGACCCGGAGCTacagggctgtgtacataacgtagtttaaatagggttaagagataaaacccatcttatctcttatttatgttgttttctactcgtttgagtaggagataaagctagtcgatacagaaggaaactactcgagttatacctgGGTacaattccttggctagtattgactagatccatgtaaccctgacctcctggatatataagggggcagggacccattcaaaacacaacatcaacacccaagagaatacaaaccaccatacaggacgtagggtattacgcacctcacggcccgaacctgtctaaatcttatgttccttgcaccttcgagttcatgatctcagcgtctcctcacctaaatttaccaccttgggtatacccttcggtgggcagccggtaaaacaccgacaaaggTTGCCGACAAACTTGTTGAGGTCTCTGCATCAACTTGGTATAGAGGCCTCCAGCTTcctggagttggctaggtggccgTTGAAGCCACCTgaccgttggcgacgcagatccaaGAGCCGAAAATGAATGTTGTACCCTCATCGAGCATGGTGttgagatgccatcgagttctctggtggatgctcgatgaacacccctacctggcgcgccagctggcGGTATTTTACTGCCACGCCACCAaaggatacccccgaggtggtgagtttataggtagggtgtcgccgagatcagaaactcgaaggtataaggaacacaaagtttagacaggttcgggccaccgagagcgtaatatcctacgtcctatatgtggtttgtattgccttaggtgttgatcggggtgatcttatttggagggggtctctgccctcccttatatagtTTGAGGGACAGCGTTACATGGAAATTCTAGCCGGATACAGGCTCATGAGTTCTACCCGAGTATTTTTTGGGTAGcttgttccgactagttctattACCGGTCGAAtagttacaactgatgtaggGCATGGACCATATCCCATCCCCTgtctagaatatgtacgccatgtgcacagtcccatgGGTCCGGATTTAACAGAAGGGGACTTAGGGGTTATCCATTAATCTTGAGAAGGTAGGGGGGCTTGAGCCCCCTAGCCCCCCTTTGTATCCGGTAGTAATATTTATTTTCTATTGAGAAGTCAAGAAGATTAATTAGCTACCCGAGGCTAGCTCTGCATGATTGGGATATTGTTTGATTGACCAAACTAAATGTTAATAATTCTTTTAaaataaatttggtcaaatttgAAATTGTTTGACTTCGAAAAATGAGGGTTACGTTTTTTTTTGGACGGGGGAAGTATTTTCCAAGCAAAATCAAAAAACATCCTCTTCCACAGGGAAGGGCTTCTTTCTTCCACAGCTATTTATAGTTGATGGGACAGGACTGGTTTGAATTGATTCTGCGATCACGGAGCGCGCGGCAGGAAGTTTCCAGTCAGAGTTGGATCGGAATTCCTCCTCAGCCACATAGTTATAATTTTTTTTCAAATGACACATGATTACAATTAATAACACTACTGCACAACTTAGCCCTACCCTTGAAGTTAGTAATAATCTATAAGAGCTGATGCTTTGCAAAGCTTGCAGCattcatcttcctcttcttctctcaGTTACTATCATCACAACAAGATGACTGGATTTCTTGTCACAGCCCTGCTGCTGTGTCTTCTCAAAGAAGGAATCTCCATGACTACGGCATGGGATGATGAAGACTTCTTCAGCAACTGTCCGCCATCTCGATGCAGCAACCATGGGCCGGAGATTAGGTTCCCTTTCTGGCTTGAATCCAGCAATACATCATCATTATGCAGAGCACCAGGCCTGAAGCTAGCATGCTCCGGCCAGGACACCATTCTGGTTTACCCACAGACCAAGAGTTACAGTTTCAAAGTGACCACCATAGATTACAAGAGAGGTTACCTGACGCTCTCCCCGCGTGTGGACAACTCTGCCTCCTGCAGTTAGAAGCTCATGTCAGTAGCACTCCCTCATAGCACAGTCGACCCCAGAGGCAGATTTAAAGGGGGGCTCAAGCCTCCTTACCTCCCCAAGATCAATGAATACCCTCCTAAACTTTCTTCATTTTTAGGAAGAAAGAATAAAAAAtatagaggaggaagaagaagagaagagaTATGAGCCCCCCTTCATATATTGGCTAGATTCATCACTGGTCAACCCCGAGCAATCCTTCCCACCGGTAGACTCACTCCAACCGGCGCGCCAACAGCCAAGGCAAATGTAAATTGGCTCCCGCAGCGGCACTGTAGCGCACGGCACCGCGTCCAACCCGGCATGCAAACGCGCGTTGCAAAATGGATTCTAGGAGAGAGAAGTGGCAAAATgccgcccgctcggcccggAGGCAAACGCGATTCGGCCAACCGCCAGCCCGCCCGAAACAAACGACCAGCTCTCCCGCAGAGGACCAGGCGGACGACGAGCGACGCGGAAGAGGAGCAGGGAAGCGACGACCCAGGCGGCGCAGACACGCCGGCGAGCAAGGTAAGCTTCGCCTTGACCTTCCCCACCTCGATTCGTTGTTCTACCCTAGGGTTCTGGGTCAGATTTCGCATGCACGGCGAGCTATCCATGGGATGGGGAACCGATGGGTACCCTAGGGTTCCCCAATCGATCTAGATTTGCTAGGTACGAGTGTATTTTGCGCGGTTTTGCTCGATTCCAATAGCATTTCTACTCTGCTGTGCCGCAGAGCCTCAAAATCTGGATGGGGAAGAAGGGGATCGGGTCTAACTTGTTTGCGTCCCCTTCCCATTCCAGATGACGTCCCCTGAGAAGACCCTTGATTTTGCCATTGACTCCATGGCCGATGCTACCACCCTTCCTCTGACAGTGATGCCTAGTTATTCCAGTGTTTTAGAGGAGGCTTTATGTATCTTGTTATGTGGAACTCTGAACTAAGTTTGTGTGTTTGTGAGACCTTTTGCAGTACACCCTGTTTATGTAATTTATATGTACTAGACTTTGTGTTTCTTGTGATCTGAACTTTGTGAGACCTGTTGCAATGCACCATATTTCTTGTAATATATATGTACTATATTCTGAACTTGCATGTGTGTTCTTTGTGATCTGAACCAGCAATTGATTGCATATGTTATTGCAGAATGGAGGGGCATTTGTCAGGATATGGTGGTAATACCAATGCATCCGAAGTGTTCATGGCAAATGACTTCGATTTGGAGTTGCAAACTACACACATGGTATATCTTTACTTTTCTTCATTGTTTGTAGAGAGTTACATGTTAAAAAATTGTGCCTAATTCCACTGCTTTTGGACTGAAGGAATTTAGTGAACCCAATGTGCCATCTCAAGTAAACACTGAAGAAATTGAGGAGATAGATGGGGAGCAATTTGCCACTGGTGCTGCCAACAAGAAAGGGTTTTCTCATCGTGGTAAAGCATTCCTCCCTCAAGAGGATAGGGTCATAGTGTCTGGATGGCTCAACATTTCCACAGATGCATGCACAGGTACCTTTTGCCACACAGGGTCATTGTAATCTTCATAGAATATTGACATAATGACCACACAAAATTACATAGTTCTTAAAATGATTGCAGGTGCATCCCAGACTAGCAATGCATTTTATGCTAGACTGCATAAGTATTTTCTTGAGAATTGGGACATAGGTAGCAATAGAACCCAAGTCTCTATTCAGAACCGATGGACTACGATACGAAAGGCAGTGAGCAAATTTACTGCAATTCATTCGGCTATTCAGAGAAGGAATGAAAGTGGCAAGAATGATTTGGATAAGGTATTGACTTATGTCTCATTGTACTGGTTGTCTGCTTCAAATTGTACTGGTTGTCTTACTTCACAATGTACTGGTTGTCTGCAGGTCAAAGATGCTATAAGAGTTTATGAGCAAATCAAACCATGGCAGTTTGCACATTGTTGGGAGATAATGCGTGAAGAACCAAAATGGAACAATTACCTGTTGGAGTGCAACAAGCCTAAACAGCCTGTGAACAAAGATAATCAGCCAGCTCCTGCATTGGAGACCCCTGCTACTCGTGCACAGATTGAAAGACCGGAAGGCCGTGACAGCGTGAAGAAGCGGCGTGCAGCTGTAGAGGAGTCATCGTCAAGTGTTGCTGTCGAAATGTTGCAGAAAATACATAATAGAGGACAGCAGCTAGATGAACAAGAAGCAAAACAGAAGGAAGAGTTGATTGCTATTGAACGGGCGAAGTTTGACCTACAGCAAAAAGCATTGCTTGCTAAGATTGAACAAGGGGAGAAGAAAATTGAACTGCAGAGGGAGATCTCTCATGACCAAAGGGAAGTTTCCCTTGAACAGATCAAGCTACAAAGAGATATAATGGAAACCAACAGGTTTCAGACTGAAGCCCAAATAATGTTCACTGATCTGAATTCTTTCTGTCCTTCTGTTCGGTTTTGGATTGCCAAGAAACAGAGAGACATACTGGAGAAGGAAGGAATAAACCCGGCTAAATCTACCTCTGGTGCTACAGATGACCATCACCCCTGATGTATTATGTTTGATTTCAGTGATTTCATGTGTTAAATTTCTTATTGTTGAACAAAACTGATGTGTAAGATTATGTGTGACCAATATGTGTGTGGACCTGATATACTATGTTTGCCATTTCATTTGTAACATTGGAGCATGTGGACCTGATGTACTATGTTTGCCATGTTGTCTGGTACTCAAGAGCTGTCTGGTACCCGAGAGCAACAACAATGTTCTGATTACAACAAGTTCTGGTACTCGACACCTACACATTGTTCTGGTACCTGATTACACAACACAAGACCTAGCAGGACCTGATTACAATGTTCTTGTAAATATTTATAACAACAATGTTCTGATTACACATTGTTCTGGTACTCGACACCTACACATTGTTCTGGTACCTGGTACCTGATTACACAACACAAGACCTAGCAGGACCTGATTACAATGTTCTTGTAAATATTTACAACAACAATGTTCTGGTACTCGAGAGCCAGAACACAGCAAAAGAACCTGACTACTACTACTAGAACCTGACTACTACTAGAAAGTCCAGAACCTGAGTACTACTAGAAAGTCCAGAACCTGACTACTACTACTAGAACGtgactactactactactactacacCAAATAACCACTGCAATTCAAGACCACCAAAATGACCACTGAAATTCAACTACTGCCGAGACCTCCGCGCATATGGCCCTATCTCGTTTCCTTTCAACATCCAATGGTGCTCGATGAGGTCTTGTTGCAGGCGCTTGGATGTCGGCCGGTCCTGGATTTTATGGTATGCAGCCATGTAGTCATTAAGCTCGGCTATAGTTCTGTCCCTAAGAATTGGTGGGTCATTGGCCTCACGAAACTCGTTCTCATCTGTCTCCATGTCCCGCTCCGACTCTATAATCATGTTGTGAAGAATGATACATGCACGCATTATGGTATTTATATCTTGAGGACTCCAGAGTCTCCCGGCTTGTTGAATTATCCGAAACTTCGACCGAAGGACACCAAAACAACGCTCCACACCTTTCTTGCAGCTTCTTGAGCTTCGGCGAATGTCTTGTCCTTCGAATTTATAGGGTCACTTTTAGTTTTAACAAACGTCGCCCAATCAGGATATATCTTATCGGCAAGATAGTATGTCATATCATACTTGTTACCATTCACAAAGTATTCTACGGGGTGAGTTCTTCCATTGGCCAGATCATCAAACACATGTGAGCGATCCAACACATTCAAGTCATTGCTTGATCCTGGCATTCCAAAGAATGCATGCCAAACACGCAAGTCTTTTGTTGCAATAGCCTCAAGGACAACAGTCGGTCGCCCCGTTCGTCCAATATATTGCCCTTGCCAACTAACCGGACAAGAACCCCACTCCCAATGCATGCAATCGATACTTCCAATCATCCCGGGAAAGCCTCGAGCCTCATTCTCTGCAAGAATCCGATTCAACTCAGCCTGGTTAGGTGGTCTTAGGTAGTCTTCTTCAAACTCAGAAATGATCGTGCTGGCAAACTCCTTAACACATTCCAAAACGGTACTCTCTGCCATGGCATAACCATGATCAAGGGAGTCGGCTATAGTGCCATAGGCAAGCATCCGCATAGCCACAACGCACTTATGCTTGCCATGAAATCCCATGCGTCCAAGGCCATCGGCTCTCTGCTGAAAATATTCGTTCTTGGCAGCAAGCTTCTCATAGATGTTGTTAAATACACTTTTTTTCATCCGAAAACTACAACACAGTCATACAAGCGATTGTTAACAAATTGCAATACAATAATCCGACTAATCAATTGCTTGTAGGTGCCATCTTTACCGGCGGCGGAATGTGGCGTTGTCGAACATAGGTTGTTCCGCGAAGTAACGCTTCACAAGCTCAGCCCAAGCGCCTTCCCTATCCCTCAAAATAACACGATGCATCGGAACTGATCCACCCCATTTTCAAGTACGGCGTGATGTGGCCAGGAGGACGGCCTGACTCGCCTCGGCTTCAAGACGGAGCCTTCTCTTGCGTGCACTCGAGAACACGCCTGACACAAGCCGCACCGACGACATGGAGATGATTGGGGGAGATCCTGCGAGTAAACCAGAGCACCATTACTACGGCAATACGGAGATCGATCACAAGAAGGCCGCCAGGAACATTACCTATGTTCGTCGTCGCGCCGTCGTGCCGTCGTACCAGGGAGTAAACCGGACAACGCTCGCGCCGTCGTAGGGTCCAGTTGATAGGGAAGGCGCCGTCGTTCCTACAAATGCAGGGGAGGGGCAGGTGGGTCCTGCCGTCGcactcgcgccgccgcctccggcagGTCACGCCGGCCGAAAATCGTCACGCGCCAACAGGCGAGGCGTGCCCTCTACGGTTCGGGATGGCGGACGAGGGAAATGTCCCTGCTTTGGCGCCAACCACACTTTCACGGGCTGCGGGAGCCATTCTGGCTCGGCGCGTTGGAGACCCGGCGGGCCAAGGTGGGCTGGCAAAATAGCTCGGCCTTGCAAACCACAAAATGGCTGCCAAATTGGCTGAGCCGGGTTGGAGTCAGCCTTATGCATTAATTTTGGATAGGCGGCGATGGTAAGCTGATTAATAGAGTTCATACCAAGTAGTAAGCTGCTTAACAGAGTTCACACCAAGTGATCGTGTTGCCGATTATATCTACGGACCAATCTCGTGCCTTAGCAACACGACCAACTTTGGGTGAGATGTTTATGCAGACCAGTATGTTTTTCCATTAGATTGCAGGGTCGTACGTATCTGATAGCTTCTTTCTGACGATCCAAAGTGTTGGCTCAACACTCAAGGAGAAAGCGGAAGGAATACTCAATTTCTCCGTGACGGTGACTACATCATATTATTGTTTTTATGGACGTGAGATTTTTGACAATTGCACACGGTGTGAACATGGTGGGCGATGCTGCGGATTCAGCCCATAGAGGAATCAAACTTTATGCATGAATCCCGGTATGACCTCTTACTGGTCAAATCCATATCCACATGGTCCGGTTTTTCTTAATGTGGGTTCCATACATTATATATCATAACAATGTTTGATTTCGACTATTGAGATGCTACTAAGCAATTCTTTGAATTTCATAAATATTTGCATTGTCAGCTTATCTTGCAAAGTAGCGCTGCAGATCATCTGGGTAGCAAGCCTCAGCAATCAAATTAAGGCCAAGAAAGTCTGATCAAAAACACAAAAATAAAGGGGTGCCTTTCTATCCTGATACAGTATGCTGATTTCCTATTCTTTTCTTGTCAGCTACATCCTCTGTAGCCGCATTAGTCGTTCTTTTTGTTATTGGTGGCTACTGCACTCTATCTTTCACTCAAGACAAGGTATAACGAGGAGATACACTTGAAGGTCAAATGTTTCTGAAGACATGTGGCAGCTCGAAACCCACAAGGTACACTTTCTCTGAAGTTAAGAAGATAGCAAGGCGATTCAAGGAAAAAGTAGGCGAGGGTGGATTTGGGTTTGTATACAAAGGCGAGCTACCAAATGGAGTGCCTGTGGCTGCCAAAATGTTAGAGAACTCTACAGGTGAGGGAGAAGAATTCATCAATGAAGTTGCAACTATAAGACTAATTCATCATGCAAATATTGTAAGTCTATTGGGATTTTGCTTAAAAGGAACTGGACGATGCCCTTATTCATGAATTCATGCCCAATGAGTCATTGGAGAAATATATTTTCTCGTGTTATGCTAATACCTCTCAAGAGCTCATAGTACCAAACAAAATGGTAGATGTTGCTTTAGGCATTGCCCGTGGAATGGAATACCTACATCAAGGATGCAACAAGCGCATCCTCCAATTTGATATCAAGCCTCACAACATCTTGCTGGACTACAACTTCAATCCAAAGATCACAGACTTTGGCCTTGCAAAAATTGTGCGCAAGGGATCAAAGCATCATTACCTTGACAGCAGCAAGAGGCACTACTATGGGGTATATTGCGCCAGTGCTCTATTCTCGTAATTTTGGGGGTGTATCCCACAAGTCAGATCTTTACAGTTTTGGCATGCTGGTCTTGGAAATAGTAAGCGGAAGGAAGAACTCAGACCCAAGTGTCGACGGCCAAAATGAGGTTTATCTCCCAGAGTGAATCTTTGAGAAAGTAATAACTGGGCAGGACCTGGTAGCTAGGGAAATGACAGGAGATGAGAAAGAAAAGGTTAGACAGCTGGCCATTGTGGCACTATGGTGCATTCAATGGAACCCAAGAAACTGACCCGCAATGATAAAGGTGGTAAACATGTTAACAGGGAGATTGGAGAATCTTCGTATGCCCCCAATGCCTTTCGTCTCATCTGAAAGTCATGAGATGCCATAAAACATGGAGGTATCATCATTTAATGAATAATTGAAAGATCTTATTAGTTACTCCAGTGTTGCGTAGTAATAATTTGATAGCACTAGCATGGAATGTATTTTGATCTTCCCACTGTATTAGCACATGGCTTATGAATAGGAGTCAGTTGCCACCAAGTAATACTAGTTATTTGCAACATCTGGGACTCGCTTTGAGTTGCAATTTTATAATTCAAAGATAATGCGGTCTTTCCTTTTTCTGATTCTGTTCTTGTGACAATTTTATGTCCAACCTTATTTTCCCCCTTTCTGTAATGCAGTCTTCTTCGtcaataaagaaaaagaaacatACTTTGTTTGCGCAATCATTGACTCAGTGTCTCAGCGAGTCAGTAATTCAGTACTTGGTGGAAAACTCCACAGGAGCATCCTATATAGGGTGACTAATCATGTCAGTTATTGTTCCCAATCCCAgataatatatatttattatGTGAATGGATGAGCAGACACTGGTTCAATGCTTCAAGCACAATTTCTATAAGTGCAGCCAAAAGAAGCATATGCTCATCTACACTGCACTGGAAAAAAATGCATACACATTGATCGAGGATAATTATATTGACACACAAAATTTGTTGACCGTACGCCTTCTGTGAAAATACAAAGAGTCTATCACtttttgaagaaaaataataagAAATTTGTATTTCTCTTGTAGCGAATATATGGTCAAGTTTCGGAAGAAAATTTTGTGTGTCAGCATCTAGAACAATACATCTTTTTCCCTCTAATTCTGAAAACGCACAAATGCATTTTTGACATGGGTAGTAGCTAAGCCTAAGGTCACTCAAACCTTTACCCAATTTCTAGTCAAGATTCTGCAAATCGAAAAACGAAGGAAGAAAGCAAATAAAAGGGATGATTACCTTGACGATGTCAAAATTTCTAAGGAAAATCCGGAACTCAGATGCATCGAGCCGCCACTAACTAAACGGACGACATTCGCCGAAGCacagacggcggcggtggcgagcgAGTAAGGGCATTTCTGTGTAGTGTGGTGGGGGGCCATAGCCGCGCTAGGGAATACATGAGGCTTCCTAaccggcggcggaatgcagtgTCGAGCTCAATGAGTCCGATCGCCGCACGCACCAGATCACCGCGACGGCGGCCGGTGGCTGCCGGAGCTGCTGGGCGGAGTACCTCCGGTGGGACCGTGGGAGTGCGGTGGCGTTTCCAGCAGAGTAGGTTTTGGCCTTCGTGCGGTACGCCGGCCCCCCTTCTGTTCGATGAATGGAGTCAGCCCAGCAACAAAGAAATGAGTCCGAGCCAACAATAAAGCCCATCAAAGCTCGCAAGGTCTAGCTAGCGTGACCGCGTAAGCCCGTAGTATCTAGAGAGAAAAAAATTTAATCCTTGTATGCCATCAAAAATTATACGCATCCCTTCTATGCCATTGAAAATTATAGTTTCCCTTCTAGGCAGCAGCACTCTACTTCTCCATTTTCCGTCTTTGCATCAGACGAATTTGCTCTGCATCCATGCACGAACGAACTAGTAAACAAAAGTAACCCTAGAGTCCAGAGAAATACGAAATACCTTTGGTGTGAAAAAAAAACGTTAAAAAAAACAAATCCACACGCTGACACGATCAATGCGAGCGTGCCGCGCGCAGTAATCCAACGTGGAGCTAGCCATCCACCATGGAGCGGCTAGCTGCCTGCCAGCGTAGAGTGCGGCGTCAGGTACTCCGTACACGTCGAGGAAATGGATGGATCCTATCTTGCTGCACGCGGAGGATGGGATGAGTTTGTTACCGTGGCTCTCAGGGACTTGGTTGGAGACGCGTCCTAGCTAGCGTAGGATCCATGGGATAACGGTCAGCTGGCAATCATACTAGTTCATTGGGTCATTATCCAAAAAAAATTATAGCAAGGTAATGAGCAGTAGAAATCTTTTCTTGGACGGATTTACTCGGGATTACAATGGATAAGATTGGATAGGGCTctattctctctctctctaactACCTTCTATATATTCCGTATAAATACCTACGTTTACTCGACTGCCAATTCATCCTACTTCCTCTCTTCCGACGATCCCCTTCTCCCTCCGCTTCCTGGGTACGGTGTTGTTTCGGTGCATCGGCCGTCGATCATGGCCGGCGGCAACTTCACCGAGAAGGGCAAGGAGTACCCGGGGAAGATGACGGTCTTCGTCTTCCTCGCCTGCCTCGTCGCCTCCTCCGGCGGCCTCATCTTCGGCTACGACATCGGCATCTCCGGTAAGTGATTTAATTTGCGGTATTGATCATCCATGCATGAAGTACTCCGGATGATGAAATGCAATGATCCAATACAGGCGGTGTGACGTCCATGGACCCGTTCCTGCTCAAGTTCTTCCCGTCGGTGTACGCcaaggagcaggaggtggtggagACCAACCAGTACTGCAAGTTCGACAGCACGCTGCTCACGCTCTTCACCTCCTCCCTCTACCTCGCCGCGCTCGTCGCCTCCCTCTTCGCCGGATACATCACCAAGAGCTGCGGCCGCAGGGTGTCCAtgctcggcggcggcgtcatCTTCCTCGCCGGCGCAATCCTCAACGGACTCGCGCAGAACGTCGCCATGCTCATCATCGGGAGGATCTTCCTCGGCATCGGCGTCGGCTTCAGCAATCAGGTATATATAGTAATTAAGATCGGATCAGGAAATTGGATCTACTCCAATTTGCATGCCGTGTATGACTGTGTGATGTCCAAATAAATTCCTCCGTGGCGTGCAGTCCGTGCCGCTGTACCTGTCGGAGATGGCGCCGGCGAAGATGCGGGGCATGCTCAACATCAGCTTCCAGCTCATGATCACCATCGGCATCCTTGCCGCGAACCTCATCAACTACTTCACGGCCAAGATCCCCGGCGGCTGGGGCTGGCGCGtcggcctcggcctcgccgccgtcccggcCGTCATCATGGTCGGCGGCTCCATCTTCCTCCCCGACACGCCCAACTCCCTGGTCGCCCGCGGCAAGCCGGAGAAGGCCCGCGTCATGCTCCGCCGCATCCGCGGCACCGACGACGTCGACCTCGAGTTCGACGACCTTGTCGCAGCCAGCGACGCCACCGAGGCCATCGCGAAAAACCCCTGGAGCACGCTCCTGCAGCGCCGGTACCGGCCGCAGCTGGCGATGGCCCTCCTCATCCCGACGCTGCAGCAACTCACGGGGATCAACGTCGTCATGTTCTACGCCCCCGTCCTCTTCAAGACCATCGGCTTCGGCGGCACCGCCTCGCTCATGTCCGCCGTCATCACCGGCCTTGTCAACATGATCGCCACCTTCGTCTCCATCGCCACCGTcgaccgcctcggccgccgcaaGCTCCTCCTCCAGGGCGGCACCCAAATGATCCTTGCCCAGGTACCTTCTTTAATCCATTCATTATCCTTTCAACCTTAATAATGGTAGATAAATAATCCAATCTATATGCATGGCGGCAGTTCGTGCTTGGGACGCTGATCGCGGTCAAGTTCGGGACGAGTGGCGTGGCGGAGATCTCGCGGCCGTACGCCATCGGCGTGGTGTTCTGCATCTGCGTGTTCGTGTCGGCGTTCGCGTGGTCGTGGGGCCCGCTGGGGTGGCTGGTGCCGAGCGAGATCTTCCCGCTGGAGATCCGGTCGGCGGCGCAGAGCGCGGTGGTGGTGTTCAACATGACCTTCACCTTCGCCATCGCGCAGGTCTTCCTCATGCTGCTCTGCCGCCTCAAGTTCGGCCTCTTCTACTTCTTCGGCGCATGGGAGGTGGTCATGACGCTCTTCGTCTACTTCTTCCTGCCGGAGACCAAGGGGATCCCCATCGAGGAGATGGACACCATCTGGGGCCAGCACTGGTACTGGAAGAGATTCGTCGACGACGGCAGCAGCAACAAGGTCGAGATGACGTCCACGGCCGTATGACACTTGATATTGTTCTAGTGCTGAACGCTGATTGATGACCATCTTGATCAGTGTCATCATATACATGTTACTGTAGTACCTGTAATGGTAAATAAAATTAGGACTTATATGAAGAGTAGTATCTAGGCATGTGGTATTTACCCCAGATAGATGCAGGCCACAAGGGTGTTTCAAACTGGTTGCTCCAAAAAAAAAGGATACTGAACTGAACAATCTGCAGTTCTGCACCGGCAATGCTCCTAGCTTACTGGATTTATTTCTTTTCTATTTTGATAGATCAGGTAGTAGAATTGATAAAAAAAAATGCTGCTCGCAAGGAAGCAAGGTGTTAGAAATATCAAATTCAAATATGAGCACGAGAGATGATAAGATCGAGGAGAACACACCACTTGCTATTAGTACGTTGCCAATCTAATTCAGAACTCAGAAGTGAGGTAATGCATGAGAAACGAAAACTGTGAAGCGGCCCAAACATATTTTGCTCCTCAAACTAAACAATCTCCTGGATTACAGTCTCTCTTCAACAGATACTTCGAAACGAACCAACAACAACAACATGACTATATTTCAGCAGCACACATGCAAGGTCGAAGCTAACGAACAATAACGTTGTTCACACAGGAATAACATCGGCAGTAATCACATTCACATCACAAGTTCAGAAGTTCTAG
Protein-coding sequences here:
- the LOC112894654 gene encoding LOW QUALITY PROTEIN: rust resistance kinase Lr10-like (The sequence of the model RefSeq protein was modified relative to this genomic sequence to represent the inferred CDS: deleted 2 bases in 2 codons); the encoded protein is MFLKTCGSSKPTRYTFSEVKKIARRFKEKVGEGGFGFVYKGELPNGVPVAAKMLENSTGEGEEFINEVATIRLIHHANIVSLLGFCLKGTGRALIHEFMPNESLEKYIFSCYANTSQELIVPNKMVDVALGIARGMEYLHQGCNKRILQFDIKPHNILLDYNFNPKITDFGLAKIVARDQSIITLTAARGTTMGYIAPVLYSRNFGGVSHKSDLYSFGMLVLEIVSGRKNSDPSVDGQNEVYLPE
- the LOC112894565 gene encoding sugar transport protein MST8-like; translation: MAGGNFTEKGKEYPGKMTVFVFLACLVASSGGLIFGYDIGISGGVTSMDPFLLKFFPSVYAKEQEVVETNQYCKFDSTLLTLFTSSLYLAALVASLFAGYITKSCGRRVSMLGGGVIFLAGAILNGLAQNVAMLIIGRIFLGIGVGFSNQSVPLYLSEMAPAKMRGMLNISFQLMITIGILAANLINYFTAKIPGGWGWRVGLGLAAVPAVIMVGGSIFLPDTPNSLVARGKPEKARVMLRRIRGTDDVDLEFDDLVAASDATEAIAKNPWSTLLQRRYRPQLAMALLIPTLQQLTGINVVMFYAPVLFKTIGFGGTASLMSAVITGLVNMIATFVSIATVDRLGRRKLLLQGGTQMILAQFVLGTLIAVKFGTSGVAEISRPYAIGVVFCICVFVSAFAWSWGPLGWLVPSEIFPLEIRSAAQSAVVVFNMTFTFAIAQVFLMLLCRLKFGLFYFFGAWEVVMTLFVYFFLPETKGIPIEEMDTIWGQHWYWKRFVDDGSSNKVEMTSTAV